One window of the Psychrobacter sp. AH5 genome contains the following:
- a CDS encoding DUF411 domain-containing protein, whose translation MTPLKIKSSLIFNRYLSKGLRSTLVLLAASSLFACSQPSSGVSDASTTSASTEDVVTVPKTAEPNVINTPMMTSVSKPDLLKNVSATVYKDANCGCCKEWISHAEDNGLSATAQDVADLAVFKERYSVPNEMRSCHTVVTTDGYVFEGHVPAKYMAQFLENPPVQAMGLAVPGMPVGSPGMEYQNKFMPYQVMQLNKDGTTQVYADIESVEQQL comes from the coding sequence ATGACCCCCTTAAAAATAAAATCCAGTCTTATATTCAATCGTTATCTGTCTAAGGGGTTGCGTAGTACGTTAGTATTACTTGCCGCCTCATCACTATTTGCTTGTAGCCAACCGAGTAGTGGCGTATCTGATGCAAGCACAACATCGGCATCAACTGAAGATGTAGTGACTGTTCCGAAGACAGCTGAACCAAACGTTATAAATACTCCTATGATGACATCAGTAAGTAAACCAGACCTACTAAAAAACGTCTCAGCCACTGTCTATAAAGATGCCAATTGCGGCTGCTGTAAAGAATGGATAAGTCATGCAGAAGATAATGGTCTAAGTGCAACCGCGCAAGATGTTGCGGACTTAGCCGTATTTAAAGAGCGCTACAGCGTTCCAAATGAAATGCGTTCTTGCCATACTGTAGTCACTACTGATGGTTACGTCTTTGAAGGTCATGTACCCGCTAAATATATGGCGCAGTTTTTAGAAAATCCGCCAGTACAAGCTATGGGTCTTGCCGTACCTGGCATGCCTGTTGGTAGCCCAGGTATGGAGTATCAAAATAAATTCATGCCCTATCAGGTTATGCAGCTCAATAAAGACGGGACGACCCAAGTTTATGCTGATATTGAATCGGTAGAGCAGCAATTATAG
- a CDS encoding heavy metal translocating P-type ATPase has translation MKYHIEGMDCASCIGKIETALKRMPGVSDVQLNFATETLELNLAPGAPTQASDIEKTIKSLGFGISANTGQQTVSAIDIDSDNQMAPQDKRWWQTQKGKQVVGLGILMGSAYALSLLFPAYGIWVFAIAVIVGVFPFARKALALAKTGSFFSIETLMSVAVLGALIIGEAEEAAAVVFLFSIGELFESIAADRARAGIRALSSLVPKSAILLDAQGGQRNVPATSLQVNDLVLVRPGDRVSADGSIVQGASSLDDSPVTGESVPVAKTMGDNVFAGSINIDGVLQVRVEKTAADNTISRIIDLVEQAQASKAPTARFIEKFSRYYTPAVMAIAALIIIVPPLTMGGDWSTWLYRGLALLLIACPCALVLSTPAAIASGLAVGARRGLLIKGGSALETIGQVKTVAFDKTGTLTEGKPRVTDVVDITQEYSSVQGQDSQDQGSQGKDKVLALFASVETGSSHPLAEAIVSHAKAAKVVIPVASKASATAGKAVHATIAGRALAIGSPVYAADEASISAEQQAQIEALQNEGKTVSVLFDEQSREVLGLVALRDELRDDAHEGVAQLKAMGVRSVMLTGDNRLTAQALASNLDVEWEAELLPEDKLRLLNEMKNNSKIAMVGDGINDAPALATADVGIAMGGGTDVAIETADIALLKSRVTDMAHLIALSRATMRNIHQNVIFALGLKGVFLITTVFGITGLWIAVLADAGATVLVTLNALRLLRFKGAPPLVTPPKVVK, from the coding sequence ATGAAATATCATATTGAAGGTATGGACTGTGCCAGTTGCATCGGCAAGATTGAAACAGCTTTGAAACGTATGCCTGGGGTTTCTGATGTTCAGCTGAATTTCGCTACAGAAACGCTAGAGCTAAATTTAGCCCCTGGTGCGCCGACTCAGGCTAGTGATATCGAAAAAACAATCAAAAGCCTAGGGTTCGGTATATCTGCCAATACTGGTCAACAAACTGTATCGGCTATTGATATTGACAGCGACAATCAGATGGCTCCGCAGGATAAGCGGTGGTGGCAAACTCAAAAAGGCAAACAGGTTGTTGGTCTCGGTATTTTGATGGGCAGCGCTTATGCACTGTCACTACTGTTCCCCGCTTATGGGATATGGGTGTTTGCCATCGCTGTGATTGTAGGCGTTTTTCCATTTGCACGCAAAGCCTTAGCACTGGCTAAAACAGGTTCATTCTTTTCAATTGAAACGCTGATGTCCGTCGCCGTGCTTGGCGCACTTATCATTGGTGAAGCTGAAGAGGCCGCAGCGGTTGTCTTTTTGTTCTCAATCGGTGAACTGTTTGAGAGTATCGCTGCTGATCGCGCTCGCGCTGGCATCAGAGCCTTATCATCGCTGGTTCCGAAAAGTGCGATTTTACTTGATGCTCAAGGTGGGCAGCGTAACGTTCCAGCGACTTCACTACAAGTGAATGACCTTGTGCTGGTGCGTCCTGGAGATAGGGTATCTGCTGATGGTTCCATTGTTCAAGGTGCGTCCAGCCTTGATGATTCGCCCGTGACGGGAGAGTCTGTTCCTGTTGCCAAGACGATGGGTGACAATGTATTTGCAGGGTCAATTAACATCGATGGTGTGCTCCAAGTGCGCGTAGAAAAGACAGCCGCCGATAACACTATTTCGCGCATTATTGATTTGGTAGAGCAAGCGCAAGCTTCCAAAGCACCCACTGCCCGTTTTATTGAGAAATTCAGTCGTTACTATACACCGGCTGTGATGGCTATTGCCGCCCTAATTATCATCGTCCCACCGTTAACCATGGGCGGAGATTGGTCAACTTGGTTATATCGAGGTCTAGCCTTATTATTGATCGCTTGTCCTTGTGCTCTTGTGCTCTCAACACCAGCTGCTATCGCCTCTGGTCTAGCGGTCGGTGCGCGCCGCGGCTTGCTGATCAAGGGCGGTAGTGCTTTAGAAACCATCGGCCAAGTGAAGACAGTCGCTTTTGACAAGACAGGCACTTTAACTGAAGGCAAACCACGCGTGACCGATGTTGTTGACATTACACAAGAGTATTCAAGTGTTCAAGGTCAGGATTCTCAGGATCAGGGTTCTCAAGGTAAAGATAAGGTATTGGCGCTCTTTGCCAGTGTGGAGACAGGTTCTAGTCACCCGCTTGCTGAAGCTATTGTCAGTCATGCCAAAGCCGCCAAAGTTGTCATACCTGTGGCTTCTAAAGCTTCTGCTACTGCGGGTAAAGCGGTACACGCAACTATCGCTGGGCGCGCGCTAGCTATCGGTTCGCCTGTTTATGCCGCAGATGAGGCATCAATTTCAGCCGAGCAACAGGCACAAATCGAGGCGCTGCAAAATGAGGGCAAGACCGTCTCAGTTCTTTTCGATGAGCAAAGTCGAGAAGTGCTTGGATTGGTCGCACTAAGAGACGAGTTACGAGACGACGCTCATGAAGGTGTGGCTCAACTTAAAGCGATGGGTGTGCGCTCCGTCATGCTAACAGGCGACAACCGCTTAACCGCTCAAGCACTTGCCAGTAATTTAGACGTGGAATGGGAAGCTGAGCTGTTGCCTGAGGACAAACTGCGCTTGCTTAACGAGATGAAGAATAACAGCAAAATAGCGATGGTGGGTGATGGTATTAACGATGCGCCAGCACTAGCAACCGCTGATGTTGGCATCGCGATGGGTGGTGGTACCGATGTGGCCATTGAGACGGCCGATATCGCATTATTAAAAAGTCGTGTTACAGACATGGCCCATCTGATTGCACTTTCGCGTGCCACCATGCGCAACATTCATCAGAACGTCATTTTCGCTTTAGGTCTCAAAGGCGTCTTTCTGATCACGACCGTATTCGGCATTACTGGACTATGGATTGCGGTTCTAGCTGATGCTGGAGCAACAGTGCTCGTTACTCTCAATGCGTTACGTTTACTGCGCTTTAAAGGCGCGCCTCCACTGGTAACTCCGCCTAAAGTAGTTAAATAA
- the ccmI gene encoding c-type cytochrome biogenesis protein CcmI, with the protein MTLFSTFGLFVTLSLLIALIFALIAIMPWLRAPRLQSKPIDNQLLDINVAVFRERLAELQTDKDSGTINNSHYQNQKLELERQLLDVQRQITPMVTPDVKSRLIVAAWIPILAAMAYLLIGNRTPVFDLWTAEDKVGQVADDLLTAKIDKPPSWAFEDGRQLISAMQTNVHRNADDPNRWMRLSELFLSMEATDSALEALSRAYRLAPENEEIATTYAQTSFFVNEGQLDANIRRVLQAILAKNPQHERAQMLMAMGETRSSNFAQAQGWIKRLQGSIVAKPGDHTKALASLDELSNYVSTQEKQALEGIDVTVKINANLLPLVKADDVLFVAIRDVKGGPPFAAKRLPISIIKQGEASIRLSNLDAMMPDRTLNSARSDKTQLAVVARISHSGNAIAESGDLSGNPIVISAEQTQVNVEINQQIP; encoded by the coding sequence ATGACTCTATTTTCTACTTTTGGCTTATTTGTAACTCTAAGCTTGCTGATTGCTCTTATATTTGCGCTGATTGCTATTATGCCATGGCTACGAGCACCGCGTTTGCAGTCCAAACCAATAGACAATCAACTGCTAGATATTAATGTTGCAGTATTTCGCGAACGTTTAGCTGAGCTACAAACAGATAAAGACAGCGGTACTATTAATAATAGCCATTATCAAAATCAAAAGCTGGAACTGGAGCGTCAGCTATTAGATGTGCAGCGTCAGATAACACCTATGGTCACCCCTGATGTCAAAAGCCGTTTAATTGTCGCAGCTTGGATCCCAATATTGGCTGCAATGGCGTATTTACTAATAGGCAATCGTACGCCCGTGTTTGATTTGTGGACAGCTGAGGACAAAGTAGGACAAGTGGCTGACGACCTATTGACAGCTAAAATTGACAAGCCGCCATCATGGGCGTTTGAAGATGGTCGTCAACTGATTAGCGCCATGCAAACCAATGTTCATCGTAATGCTGATGATCCTAATCGCTGGATGCGCCTATCCGAGCTTTTCTTATCTATGGAGGCAACTGATTCTGCGCTGGAAGCCTTATCTCGTGCCTATCGTTTAGCTCCTGAAAATGAAGAAATCGCCACCACTTATGCTCAGACTAGCTTTTTCGTTAATGAAGGTCAGTTAGACGCCAATATTCGCCGTGTATTACAAGCTATATTAGCTAAGAATCCGCAGCATGAACGGGCTCAAATGCTCATGGCAATGGGTGAGACTCGTAGTAGTAACTTTGCCCAAGCGCAAGGTTGGATTAAACGCTTACAAGGCAGCATTGTGGCCAAACCAGGTGATCATACTAAAGCTTTAGCAAGCTTAGATGAGTTAAGCAACTACGTTAGCACGCAAGAAAAGCAAGCGCTAGAAGGTATTGACGTGACAGTGAAAATTAACGCTAATTTATTACCGTTAGTGAAAGCTGATGATGTGTTGTTTGTTGCGATACGTGACGTTAAAGGAGGTCCACCGTTTGCCGCCAAACGTTTACCCATTAGTATTATCAAGCAAGGTGAGGCTAGTATCCGCTTAAGCAATCTTGATGCGATGATGCCAGATCGCACGTTAAATTCAGCTCGTAGTGACAAAACTCAGTTAGCAGTCGTTGCTCGTATTAGTCATAGCGGTAATGCCATAGCAGAGTCAGGCGACTTATCGGGTAATCCTATAGTGATTAGCGCTGAACAGACTCAGGTTAATGTTGAAATCAATCAACAGATTCCCTAA
- the cadR gene encoding Cd(II)/Pb(II)-responsive transcriptional regulator, with protein sequence MTIKIGELAKRTGATVETIRYYEKERLLPEPFRSEGNYRLYNEEHIERLQFILHCRTLDMALDDVRILLEYWESPDKDCGDVNNLLDEHIHAVEIRMEELMHLKHHLTVLRQKCASSAPASSCGILNALVDNSCHE encoded by the coding sequence ATGACAATCAAAATTGGTGAGCTCGCTAAACGCACAGGTGCCACAGTAGAAACCATTCGCTATTATGAAAAAGAGCGTTTATTACCCGAGCCTTTTCGTAGCGAAGGGAATTATCGTTTATATAATGAAGAGCACATTGAGCGTCTACAATTTATCCTACATTGCCGTACGCTCGATATGGCTTTAGATGATGTGCGAATCTTACTTGAATACTGGGAGTCGCCTGACAAGGACTGCGGCGATGTGAATAACTTGCTAGATGAGCACATTCATGCTGTGGAAATACGAATGGAAGAACTGATGCACTTAAAGCATCACTTGACCGTTTTGCGCCAGAAATGTGCAAGTAGTGCACCAGCGTCATCATGTGGCATTTTAAACGCGCTTGTCGATAACTCCTGTCATGAGTAA
- a CDS encoding cytochrome c-type biogenesis protein translates to MTANAAIDVYDFDSPQQEAQYRGLIEEFRCPKCQNQNLAASDAPIAQDLKQKVYDLIKDRRSDAEIRVYMQERYGDFISYKPPMRPSTWILWFFPPLLLLVLIIGWFWQSKRRQVVARGQSGVTVNSTAALTSTEKAELDRLLSQAESVDHDITSLEDKK, encoded by the coding sequence ATGACGGCAAACGCAGCTATTGACGTATACGATTTTGACTCACCACAGCAAGAAGCTCAGTATCGTGGATTAATAGAAGAGTTTCGCTGCCCAAAATGCCAAAATCAAAACCTTGCAGCCTCTGATGCACCGATTGCACAGGATCTAAAGCAAAAAGTCTATGATTTAATTAAAGATAGACGTAGTGATGCTGAAATACGCGTCTATATGCAAGAGCGCTACGGTGACTTTATTAGCTACAAGCCGCCTATGCGACCATCAACATGGATCCTATGGTTTTTTCCACCACTATTATTGCTCGTCTTAATTATTGGTTGGTTTTGGCAAAGTAAGCGTCGCCAAGTTGTTGCCCGTGGTCAAAGCGGCGTCACAGTGAACAGTACTGCTGCCTTGACCTCTACGGAAAAGGCTGAGCTTGATCGTCTATTATCGCAAGCTGAGAGTGTCGACCACGACATTACTAGCCTAGAGGACAAAAAATGA
- a CDS encoding DUF3817 domain-containing protein, whose protein sequence is MSHAQLTIKQIHNLRKKQSAALKSLTIIGYLEGTSFLLLLCIAMPLKYMLDIPEGVKYIGMAHGILFITYIIILIGSAIKMKMPLWAIPAGVLGSLLPFGPFIFDHLLKKNLQESVSKEA, encoded by the coding sequence GTGTCACATGCTCAGCTAACTATCAAACAAATACATAATCTTAGAAAAAAACAAAGTGCCGCATTAAAAAGCCTTACCATTATAGGCTACCTAGAAGGCACCTCTTTCTTATTATTGCTCTGTATCGCCATGCCACTAAAATATATGCTGGACATTCCAGAAGGTGTGAAATACATCGGTATGGCACACGGTATATTGTTTATTACCTATATCATAATACTTATAGGCTCAGCTATCAAAATGAAAATGCCTCTTTGGGCAATACCTGCGGGCGTACTCGGCTCACTCTTACCTTTTGGCCCGTTTATATTCGATCATTTACTAAAAAAGAATTTACAGGAAAGTGTAAGTAAAGAAGCCTAG
- a CDS encoding DsbE family thiol:disulfide interchange protein: MTMSNNTPEQKDSQNSKQRNPKTMKKKQTKLWFLIPLILFFGLVVILYMRLGKPTDIVTNTALERPVPTFELPLLADTTRTITNDNLPDKPFLLNVWGSWCPTCVIEHPFLMQLEERGVDIVGVNYKDEIGNALSYLNRGGDPFSMSIQDSLGQFALDLGITGAPETFVVDGDGIIRQHIVGEINEANWQQRVKPCLTVLNKANKNNDSPDLIQVEEMCK, from the coding sequence ATGACTATGTCGAATAATACTCCTGAGCAAAAAGATAGCCAAAACAGTAAGCAGCGTAACCCAAAGACAATGAAAAAAAAGCAGACGAAGCTATGGTTCTTAATTCCGCTTATCCTCTTTTTTGGTTTGGTAGTTATATTGTACATGCGCTTAGGTAAACCAACAGACATTGTGACCAATACCGCTCTTGAGCGTCCGGTTCCTACCTTTGAGCTGCCGTTATTAGCAGATACTACCCGTACTATCACCAATGATAATTTGCCGGATAAGCCGTTTTTACTTAATGTTTGGGGCTCATGGTGCCCAACTTGCGTTATTGAGCATCCGTTTTTAATGCAACTAGAAGAGCGCGGCGTTGATATCGTTGGTGTGAATTATAAGGATGAGATTGGTAATGCGCTCAGTTACTTAAACCGAGGCGGTGATCCATTTTCTATGTCTATTCAGGATTCATTGGGTCAGTTTGCTCTAGACTTAGGCATAACTGGTGCGCCCGAAACCTTTGTTGTGGATGGAGATGGCATCATTCGTCAGCATATTGTTGGTGAGATTAATGAAGCCAATTGGCAACAGCGTGTTAAGCCGTGCCTGACAGTACTTAATAAGGCTAATAAGAACAACGATAGTCCTGATCTCATTCAGGTTGAGGAGATGTGCAAATGA
- a CDS encoding heme lyase CcmF/NrfE family subunit produces MLITELGYFALLTAFVLALLQVILPTIGVIRNQVAWQRLAPSLAWAQFAAMITSFGALIAGFYYNDFSLSYVAQHSNTLLPWYYKLSATWGGHEGSLLLWMTIMATWCALVSYFSRGLPLSMRARVLVILAGVQLMMLTMLIFTSSPFERTLPNLAVDGADLNPVLQDFGLIIHPPMLYMGYVGMVVPFAFCMAALWEGRLDAAWTRWSRPWALAAWGFLTIGIALGSWWAYYELGWGGWWFWDPVENASFMPWLVGLALLHSLAVTEKRGVFKAWTIMLAIFAFALSLLGTFLVRSGVLTSVHSFAADPTRGLVILAILGIIIGSGLLMFAVRGWRLTVESQYQLISRESFLVINNAIILIATLVVLLGTLYPIIADAFSLGQVSVGPPYFNALFVPLTWLLLIAMGMGSNIRWKQDKRPLLGVGIAIAASSIVLAAIIAYFTSPSAMFNIGVTLAVSFWVLLWMIVDFRDKTKNAPNFFKGLRQLRLSYWGQQTAHIGVLVAVIGIAFTSSLSIERDVAMGIGDTVNVQGYDFEVTEFFEIKGSNFDATQAQVVVSKDGREVAKLTPEKRTYIISTMPTTEAAIDPSLMRDVYVALGEPIADGSNQWALRIYVKPLIRWIWLGAIIMALGGLISMLDKRYRIKKIKAPLLVTGSLATYGVNEVAIEQAISVSTMSTLKEK; encoded by the coding sequence ATGTTGATTACAGAATTGGGCTATTTTGCCTTGCTTACCGCTTTTGTATTGGCGTTATTGCAGGTAATTCTGCCAACTATTGGTGTTATTCGTAACCAAGTTGCTTGGCAACGACTAGCCCCTAGCTTAGCTTGGGCACAGTTTGCCGCCATGATAACGTCATTTGGCGCTTTGATAGCAGGTTTTTATTATAATGATTTTAGCCTCAGTTACGTCGCGCAGCATTCCAATACGCTGTTGCCTTGGTACTATAAGTTATCGGCGACATGGGGCGGACACGAGGGCTCTTTGCTGCTATGGATGACCATCATGGCCACATGGTGTGCACTGGTATCATACTTTAGTCGCGGCTTGCCGTTATCAATGCGTGCGCGGGTATTAGTTATTTTGGCCGGTGTACAGTTAATGATGCTAACAATGCTGATATTTACCTCGTCACCGTTTGAGCGTACCTTACCCAATCTAGCGGTCGATGGCGCTGATTTAAATCCTGTCCTACAAGATTTCGGTCTGATTATTCATCCGCCCATGTTATATATGGGCTATGTGGGTATGGTAGTGCCTTTTGCATTTTGTATGGCGGCATTGTGGGAAGGGCGTTTAGATGCTGCTTGGACACGCTGGTCACGTCCATGGGCGCTCGCGGCTTGGGGATTTTTGACCATTGGTATTGCACTGGGCTCGTGGTGGGCCTACTACGAGCTTGGCTGGGGCGGTTGGTGGTTTTGGGATCCGGTAGAGAACGCCTCGTTTATGCCTTGGCTTGTCGGCTTAGCATTGCTGCATTCATTAGCAGTCACTGAAAAGCGCGGGGTGTTTAAAGCATGGACCATCATGCTGGCTATTTTCGCCTTTGCCTTAAGCTTGCTTGGCACGTTCCTGGTACGCTCTGGAGTCCTTACCTCAGTGCATTCGTTTGCCGCTGATCCGACGCGTGGTTTGGTCATCTTAGCTATTCTTGGCATTATCATCGGTAGTGGTCTATTAATGTTTGCCGTTCGCGGTTGGCGTTTAACCGTTGAAAGTCAATATCAGCTGATTTCACGTGAGTCCTTTTTAGTGATCAATAACGCCATCATTTTGATTGCAACCTTAGTGGTGCTGCTCGGCACCCTCTATCCTATTATCGCTGATGCCTTTAGTCTCGGTCAGGTATCTGTAGGGCCTCCATACTTCAATGCGCTGTTTGTGCCTTTGACATGGCTGTTGTTAATCGCTATGGGTATGGGCTCTAATATTCGCTGGAAACAAGATAAGCGTCCGTTACTAGGGGTGGGTATCGCCATTGCCGCTAGTAGTATCGTATTGGCTGCTATTATCGCCTACTTTACCAGTCCATCTGCTATGTTCAATATTGGCGTGACTTTAGCGGTGAGCTTTTGGGTACTGCTATGGATGATCGTTGACTTTAGAGACAAAACCAAGAACGCCCCTAATTTCTTTAAAGGTCTGCGTCAGCTGCGTCTTAGCTATTGGGGTCAACAGACTGCTCATATTGGCGTATTGGTTGCTGTCATTGGCATAGCCTTTACTAGTAGCCTGAGTATTGAGCGTGACGTAGCAATGGGTATTGGCGATACAGTCAATGTTCAAGGTTACGATTTTGAAGTAACTGAATTTTTTGAAATAAAGGGTAGTAACTTTGATGCAACGCAAGCGCAAGTGGTGGTATCCAAAGACGGTCGTGAAGTGGCGAAACTGACTCCAGAAAAGCGTACTTATATTATCAGCACGATGCCAACAACTGAAGCTGCTATTGACCCCAGTCTTATGCGCGATGTTTATGTCGCACTGGGCGAACCTATTGCCGATGGTAGTAACCAATGGGCATTAAGGATTTATGTAAAACCATTAATTCGCTGGATTTGGTTAGGGGCAATTATCATGGCTCTAGGTGGATTAATTAGTATGCTTGATAAACGATACCGCATCAAAAAAATTAAAGCTCCGTTGCTAGTTACTGGTAGTTTGGCTACTTATGGAGTCAATGAGGTAGCTATTGAGCAGGCAATCTCAGTATCGACGATGTCGACACTAAAGGAGAAATAA
- a CDS encoding CHAP domain-containing protein — MKQALLILSVLGMGIAQTSGAAITISQTNNTITNTSVASNYGSSKNIYSTKSGAYVSNNDEISQAISNLSAQAKQKENQLSSLNSRLYAEKQQQQVNTVPDSNSAPAIAAARASKVALSGSSGYCARYVRKALQSAGYEFTPNPSAYQYATRGTLDKAGFSKISNDMPTQVGDVIVYDRSSKRPHGHIQIFDGENWISDFRQNSISPYSGVYAYTTWRDSKYVDDASASDRNIHLAMNDK; from the coding sequence ATGAAACAGGCTTTATTGATTTTGTCAGTACTGGGTATGGGCATAGCACAAACGAGTGGTGCTGCTATCACAATCTCTCAAACAAATAATACCATCACCAATACTTCTGTGGCATCAAACTACGGTTCATCAAAAAACATCTATAGCACCAAAAGTGGTGCTTATGTTTCTAATAATGATGAAATTAGTCAAGCAATTAGCAACCTAAGTGCGCAGGCCAAGCAAAAAGAGAATCAGCTTTCATCATTAAACAGCCGCTTATACGCTGAAAAACAACAGCAGCAAGTCAATACAGTTCCTGACAGCAATTCAGCCCCCGCTATCGCTGCTGCTCGCGCCTCAAAAGTGGCTTTATCTGGCAGCTCTGGATATTGTGCCCGTTACGTACGTAAAGCACTACAATCAGCTGGTTATGAATTTACACCCAATCCTTCAGCCTATCAGTACGCCACTCGTGGCACGCTTGATAAAGCAGGTTTTAGCAAAATCAGTAATGATATGCCAACCCAAGTAGGTGATGTTATTGTCTATGATCGCTCATCAAAGCGCCCGCATGGCCATATCCAAATCTTTGATGGCGAAAATTGGATTTCTGATTTCCGTCAGAACAGCATCAGCCCATACAGTGGTGTCTATGCTTATACGACATGGCGCGATTCAAAATACGTGGATGACGCATCCGCATCAGATCGTAATATCCACCTTGCTATGAATGATAAATAA
- the lspA gene encoding signal peptidase II: MTESTDRLDSTKLNSVESASTNIADNKVPIAVSSTHQSIDSKTMNHTPKAMYVTSGNSITPKGKLDKMPKMVANGSRAFIWYLLAIMVLILDQWTKWLAQTKLAFNDPVPVIEPFLNWTLAYNYGAAFSFLADAGGWQKWFFSGLAFVMAIFLTIYLIKAPRTAKLLSMGLALVLGGAIGNLIDRLRIGKVVDFIHVHYADVWNYPIFNVADIGVCVGVALIIIDMIFLESKRNE; the protein is encoded by the coding sequence ATGACTGAATCTACCGACAGATTAGATAGTACTAAATTGAATAGCGTTGAATCGGCTAGTACTAATATTGCTGACAATAAAGTACCTATAGCTGTGAGTAGTACTCATCAATCGATTGACTCTAAAACCATGAATCATACGCCTAAAGCTATGTACGTGACTTCAGGCAACTCGATAACACCTAAAGGTAAGTTGGATAAAATGCCAAAAATGGTTGCCAATGGCAGTCGCGCTTTTATCTGGTATTTGTTGGCGATAATGGTGTTAATACTTGATCAATGGACTAAGTGGTTGGCCCAAACCAAATTAGCGTTCAATGACCCCGTACCGGTCATTGAACCATTTCTCAACTGGACACTCGCTTATAACTATGGGGCAGCATTTAGCTTTTTAGCCGACGCTGGCGGTTGGCAGAAATGGTTTTTCTCAGGCTTAGCTTTTGTAATGGCTATCTTTTTAACGATTTATTTAATCAAAGCGCCACGTACAGCCAAGCTATTGTCTATGGGGTTGGCCTTAGTGCTTGGCGGTGCGATTGGCAACTTAATCGATCGTTTAAGAATTGGCAAAGTGGTTGACTTTATCCATGTGCATTATGCTGATGTCTGGAATTATCCTATTTTCAATGTTGCAGATATAGGTGTCTGTGTCGGTGTAGCGTTGATTATAATTGATATGATATTTTTGGAAAGTAAGCGTAATGAATAA